The segment AATTATTTCAATAGATcggaataattaaaataatcactCAATTAAAATGTAGATTTATGTTTCTTGCAGAAAGTATTTGGACATAGATATAATTgttccaaacaaaaaaaaataattagtcgTATCtgagttatttaattatttaaataacaataaatttaaaactactATCAAGATCTAACTTTTggttgatataaaattatttaatttgagtaaaagttatttgaaaattaaaaaaaaggaaaagaatataaagataaaagaaaagatgatATACAGAAAACGTAAATTCGTAGATTTTAggtctaataaaaataattaataatttttttcacaacGATCTTAAATCAAAAATAGAACTGTCCcaacattatataatattataaattgtagTTATAAGTAAGGATATTCATTATTTGgattaaatcaaaaaattcaatcgaattttaattttggatcGTCTTTTTGGATTCTTGATTTGGTTTTggatttataatttactttataGGTTTGGTTTCGaatttagaaaaatgaaaaccaaaaaaccgattttatatatatatatatatatatatatatatataaattaagatGTATTTCTACaattatacattttatacatttacatataacataaaaataaaatatatagtatcTTCAAACTTTTACTTAAtcgatattatttttttaaaaaaaaacaatgaaaaaaaaaacacaaagttagaatttaatgttaaaaacttTTAGATGACAATTTTTTGGGCTTTTGTGGTGACTATTGTCGCCGCTAAAGGTCTAGTTATTTTATAGTGAATCCTAGTTAGCAATGCTTAGGTGGAGGGATTAGCCCCACGTGGCTTgccaattcaataaaaatatgggGTGTTAACTTTTGAGGATATGTATGGTCTCTTAGAATAACAGTAGGGGCATTTTTGATCCCACAATGTAACGAAGGGTATAAGTGGTCTATTTCACATAGTTCAATGAcaattttaacccttttttatttaaaatattatttttaagtttcgAAATATCACAAAgctttttgtatatttaaattttatatcaatttaattatacGATCCGGAGagattaacaaaaatataaaagacaaaCACACGTTGAAAATGGACAGAAAGGCAGGTGTGTGATAAAATGAGGTGGGGCAAGTGGGATCCACTTGAAATAAATTGTCTCAAAATTGTCTGGCGATCGATTCGATTTTAAAGTTTATTGGTTTAATTTGTTGGTCATTAATTTGTAGATATGCTAAATCGTTATaagattattaaatttttttaatttatttgttattgtcaTTGGCTATTAATCGTAATCGATTTAACAAGTAAGATGAGACGCTaacaaaaatcattgaaaatcacttaaaaataaggtaacaaacaaataaatcatGCAAGTGAGCTGATAAACAGTGACACATAATAGATTAACCGAGAGTTTAAGAtaacgaaaaataaaaatacgaaACAAAACTCGAAACGAAAGACCTATAtcctaaattgtataaatataatcGTCCCTATAATTTACTATCAGATCATTAAATGCCTCATTTGAAAATCTCAAACTATTACAAAATCGATAATcagaataataaattaaaaaataaataatgagtaGGTGTACTGTTGTAGTTGGTATGTAGAGATAAAAGATGTCTATATCTATAGGCCCATATGGTCAGAGAGGActgaatttgaaaataaaaaattcgttattttgttttcattttcacaatttttttattttacaaattttagtcTAACATTAAAGTTTGTATTTTGCAAGAAACTTTACAAGCATTGGAAAATGATCAAGAATTGAAGAATTCATGGAGGCTATAACTAATTACAAATTAAGACCAAGTTAAAGGTATCCATCTATGTTAGTGGTCAATAAAGTGGATTAAGAACCATGAGATCTCGGATTGATATCACAATCTAGACAGTGTTAGCTACTAGGTGAATATATATAGTAGCGTTGACGGATAAAGCTACCTGGTACGTGTTTCTTGTTATTGGTGGGGTAACAAATATCTCATGAAATTAATGGAGATCCTTACAAACTAGTCCGAACACCAcagtcataaaaaaaataataataatgaagcCAACACTATGGATGCTTTACAATACACcattaaatttgattaaattacaAACAAATACACTCCAAAGCTCAATGAGAACATGAACTATGTATCATCAAGCCTGCATATATCTATCTAGCTGTGACATTCTACAAATTGGAAATTTCCTATTTCTATGTAAGCAAAACTAATAGTTttcccaaaatatttttgaaccaACAACAAACAGAGTACACGACGAATCATCTCACGGATGATTTTCACCGATGAGTTTGTTCAGAAGTGTTGTCAACAGGGCATCCCTCTTTTCAGCTCGGGTCTCCTCTCTCGTTCTCCTTTGCTCCTCCCTCTCCCTCCAAGACTGTTCAATCATCATCCTATCTCTTTCAAGCTTCTCCATTGATGATCGCCATTCCTGCTCGAATGCTTCTCTTTCACGAGCACGCTTCTCTGTTGTCTCCCTCCATTGCATTTCAATCCTCAGCTGATGCTGAAAGAATTCTTTAAGCATTTCTTGAATATTATCAACAACTCTACCAGTGTTGTTGTTAATGCTACTCCCAAAGCTGGCTTGTCTTGAAGCTTTTTCTGCATTGCCTGTTCTTGGACGCTTTTCTTTTTCGGGTTTCTTTTTGGGAGCAACATTGCTTCTGCCTAATTTTACTGCATCACTCTCGCAAGCATAACCTTCTTCATCTTCTGAGATTTCCTCTGAAGATCTGTCTCTACTTGTTCCGCGAGGCCTCTTCCTTGCCTGTTGGGAACCAGCCTCAGATTCGATCGGTACTCGATGTACATTATTCATATTTGATGAAAAGAGTGCATGAAGCTCATCAAAGTATGGAAATTGTCCGCCATTATCTGGATCAGATGTTTCCTTACCCTGTGAAAATTTACAGCCTCCatcaaaacaaaaactaaaagagAAGGCACGTTTCTCGAGAGCAAATTAAGACTTAATGAGATAATCTGGTAGGTAATATACACTGTGAAAGCTCTTTATTTAAGAGATCCAAAATCTGATGATAAGATTGTGATCCTCTTATAGATCATCTTGACTCATCTCAACTACAAGAAAACCATAAAGAGGAACCAACTTCCAAAACCTTGATGAAACTAAAGAACCCTCCGGAGTTCTTtttaaatacaataataaatagACTCCTACAGAGTTGAAAATCAATAGTTGATAGACTAGTAAGACAAAGTGACATAATGAAGGGCTTAATAATGCCATGAAGGAGTTGCACATTTCAGACTTGTACTAATAGGACCAATTTACATACATGACCAAGAGTTGGGTTCTCTGTGTTTCGAGTTACCAAAACCATGAAATTCTAGATGTGATAAGACACAGTGTGGGAGTACCTTTCAGCCAAAATAGAATAGATGACACTGGATCTTACCAATAACCTAACTTAGAAGAAAACAGAGTATACAGCAGCAAGAAAGAGGACATCGAGATTCATGAAGGCTGCAACTTAAATAAAACCAACTTTATAGTTTATACATTAGCTTTGATTCGGATTCTGCTCTTCCTTGAGCCTCTTACAGCACAGTAATAAGTATCCAAATAGATGGAAAATATTCAAATCGGATCACTGCCCATTGTGAACTTAACTTGATTCAATCCATTTGCCTGCTGACATATGCCTCGCAGGCAGGCCAACTGTGGCTGAAATGTCATAAGAAGGCCATGAAGCAGGTACTATTTTTGGATATGCTAACTTTTCTAAAATCCTATCGTTGTAGAATTGGTGTTTCGTGGTAATTCTAGACACAAACTAGAGGTATTTGCCCCCACTTATATTTTAGGCTGCACAGCAAAGTAAGCCAAGACATGGTCATCTCTCTACCCAGGCAGGATAATTGTGTTATATAGAAAATAACTACATCAGAGTTGCCCTCAGGATGCATgttctttaaaaattatttacaagaATGAACTTCGAGTGGAAGTACAAACTATTGCCTCCTATATCAGCATACACCTCTTTCATCACTCCCTCAACCAGCCATGAAGATAGAAATTTCGCTAAGGGTGTTCAACATTTGGAGTATACAAGGAAAAAATATTGGCAATGGGTTCACCAAAATTTTAATCCAACTGCATAATATTTATCCTATCATAAAAACATGTCTAATAGAACAACAATTCTATAAATCAAAACTAACCAAGTCAATAAAAGAAATTTGACTAGGAAAGTCAAATATGTTATTACAATTGTATTCTGCTGGTCTCAACTTCTTTTACAATAAACTCATTAGGAACGATACTAGGCATTTTTCTTTCTACGTAAGGCAATAAGCAACAAAGGACGAAGCTATAGTGGCTTAAGGTTGGTTAGTTGAATAACTTCGTTGGACGACTATACGTATATATAGGTCAGATACTACTTTTATGTAGATATTAAATCTTGAATAACCTTGACGCAATTGAGAGAAGTAACCGAATGACAAAGGGTTTCATGATTTAAACTCAAATTGAGATCTTTCgcttttaaataaatatcaaaacaaataacatgatttataattaaaacattCTTCAACCATTAATAATAATCATCAAACCATTAAGAACAAAACTTTTTAATTCAAAAGCCAGAGTGAGGGTCATAATTTCGAGGTTGGTAAGGACCATTTTCTATGTATATCATTCTTATTTCATTGTGGTGATCTGGATGATAATAAAATTGGAGTTCTAATCTTTACAGcattttaaatcaatttcttGACAAGAATGAGACATTTCTTATTGGTCAACATTGAGAATGCTATTTCTCGAGTTGTTTCCACCAAGTAGCAAGAAATGTCTAGAAAACACATTTGTCAAGTTAATAGAATCGAAGGAGATGAAAGAAAAGTGAACTTTTGAAGGTGTGATGTTTGGCTTTCTTCTTCGAAAGAGTATCAAACTGTATTATCCTACAACAGTAATGAAGGATTAAAGCAAAGGAGTAAATGTGAGTTTATCACTATTAGATCACAGGTAACCAACCCTTTTTTTACTCGATAAGTTAAGTTTATCCCTATTGGATCTCATGCAATATACCTTGCCATAAGGACAGAGTACGATGTTGATATTGCCCTTGTTTGGTTAGAAAGTACGAGGGCAGAAAATATTATCCCTCAACATTAGCATTCTCAATGACTGCAAAGTTGGAAAAGAAGGAGCAAGTAAATGTTTTCCCCTATCCTTCCAGTTTTATGGAACATCTTGAAGGGTAGGGTGAATATTTCTCACAGGAGAAGCATCAAAGAGTTCTCTGTCCCTCTGAGAACAAAAATGGTGTCAACCTGACTATTGCAAAATGAAAAGAAGCGGCAAGATACAGCTACCCTTTCTGACCATTTATTATCACTAGTCTACAGCAAGTATGTGCCATTTGGAAACCATGAAGTTTATTCTCTAtcttgatattttcttaatttaacaGTAAATCACCCAATGTTGACAACCAATTCAGAAAAGGATGagattttctttcattctttgcTGACACCCCCATCCCCAAAACGCAAATTTCGAAAGTAGCATGAAAATATAGTTGTTAGAAAAGCATCAGATAGTTGTGAAGTAGActattaaagaatataaactaaaACGACAACTAAATTAGGTATTATTATAATTCCTCTTTTTTTCCCAAAGCCCATTGTCCCTTCTCTTCTCCCAAAAGGAACAGTCTTGACACACATATATCTAAACCTCATTGGGATTACAAAGTCAGTAGATGGTCTTGAACacacaaaaatgcaagatacaTTCAACTTCCTTATCCTTCGGCTATCCAAATGACAAGCTAGAAAATCCACAATATATATGACTTCTTTATCAGGTAAAAACATCTCTTAGGTGTTATATACTATATTCCACCAAGGGAAGGTCACAATCGaccaaaatgaacaaataaactAAGAAATCTGACTCCATTTGCACTACATACTCTCTCTGTTTCAATTTGTCAGGTGCAACTACTATATTGAGGAACCAAACGGTGTTCTCTTCACCTGGAACTTTGTATAACattcttttagatattttaaactACAAAAGAATTAATATTTGATACTTTTGACATACTCACCCCATTTCAATTTCTAGAGGCTCGTACCACTGTATCATTGATTTCTAAGGAGACGGGGAACTAAGTCTAGTCGATGGATGGGGTCATTAGACCAGGCTCTTCAAAAAAAGAGTGCCTTTTTACTATTTTGGCAAAGCACTAGTTCTAACTTTACAGCCAACATGTTTGAGactacaagattaaaggacatgtCCGTACATTCTACCTACCATTAATTTAATACAACAAGTTCCCAAAGTTCTTCATTACTTAAACTCATTCCTATCGAGTCAAAatcagacaaacaaattaaattacttTCTTACTTAAACTCCTATCAAagtcaaaatcaaacaaataaattaaaacagatCGAACAGCTAACTAAATTTATTAGGGATTAAGATGATAAATACCTTGTAACGATTAATCAAAGTCTTCCACTTGCTTTTACATTGTTCAGCACTTCTCCTGTATCCTCTCTCATTAATTCTAGCAGCTACAATCTCCCATAGACTCTTCAAATTACTCCGCTTCGCCGAAGAGAACTCCATCTCAAGCTCACCACGAATTGCTATGAAATCCCTAGTCTCTTGAT is part of the Solanum pennellii chromosome 8, SPENNV200 genome and harbors:
- the LOC107027043 gene encoding trihelix transcription factor GT-3b-like; amino-acid sequence: MFGGSNENLGPFTQRLMLPQHPLHLLPGAGGSSGSGLGGDDEFPKRDERVPPWSNQETRDFIAIRGELEMEFSSAKRSNLKSLWEIVAARINERGYRRSAEQCKSKWKTLINRYKGKETSDPDNGGQFPYFDELHALFSSNMNNVHRVPIESEAGSQQARKRPRGTSRDRSSEEISEDEEGYACESDAVKLGRSNVAPKKKPEKEKRPRTGNAEKASRQASFGSSINNNTGRVVDNIQEMLKEFFQHQLRIEMQWRETTEKRAREREAFEQEWRSSMEKLERDRMMIEQSWREREEQRRTREETRAEKRDALLTTLLNKLIGENHP